A segment of the Eubalaena glacialis isolate mEubGla1 chromosome 14, mEubGla1.1.hap2.+ XY, whole genome shotgun sequence genome:
ATGACTAAATATGAATGTGTGTGCCTAATACATGACCAGGCACCAAAATGAATTCAATCAATGCTGGTTCCCTGTAACTAAAACAGAAGGGCCAGACCATTTATGGCCATGCTCAAGGTGTTCTAATTTTAAACTGAAGATGGTTCAGTCTCCAGCTTCTCCCCCTGGGTATTTATTATTACttactatttattatttctccttttaaagcATCAAGTCTAAAGGCTTTTTGTAAGTGAAATGTGGCTAAGCAGTAAATGGCAAGTCTGCTGTGAACCGAATTTCATGATGGTCTGGGACTCATCTTCCGGTATTAATACCACAGGTTTCTTAAGCACCTGCTGAATGGATCAAAAACGTTattgtgggggacttccctggtggcacagtggttgagaatccgcctgccaatgcaggggtcatgggttcgatccctggtctgggaagatgccacatgccctggagcaactaagcccgtgcgccgcaactactgagcctgtgctctaaagccgtgagccacaactactgacgctcacgcacctagagcccgtgctccgcaacaagagaagccaccgcaatgagaagcctgcacactgcaacgaagagtagcccccgctcgtcacaactagagaaagcccgcgcgcagcaacaaagatccaacgcagccaaaaataaataaataaatattttaaaaaattagtggtTTCTGTTAAAAAAACATTATTGTGGCAGGTGGTTTATACTGGTACTTAATTGTGATGGCCTCAAAATTCAATagtaatatatatgatatacaatGGTAACTCTCCTCTTGCAAAGCTGATGAAATACAAATTACACGAGGGAAGATGATATACGGCAGAATAAAACATACAACATAACTGTCTTAATCAGTTTAAAGTGAGTCTTCCTAAACATATCAGATGACACCTATCTATAACCAGTCCAAATAAACTCAGGCTCATAATTTAACAAAAATTGTCACATGTTTGTGCCTAAAATAGGCCCTCAAATATTTTCGAATGTTTGGCTCAActccacaaaaacaaaacaaaaaaatcagtccACTTAAAGATAAGTGACTAGAATTCtgatctcaaaatattttactcTATTAGAATTTTTACATACTTTAAATGGGCTTCCTAgtgtttttcatgatttttaaaaaatagtctctactgataaatatttaaagttatagACATGACTGTAGTCTACCAATCCCGTCCAAAAAAATGTACTGTTCTTTCCCAATCTCGGATCAAATAATCATGGCTGAATGTACTGTATGTTGGAAGAGAAATCTAATGTTTCTATTTTGGATAATCAGTGTTAGGATGCAATCCACCCTCCTGttattttcagttattaaaacctaaatgacattttaaagggaaaactgCCAATTAAAAAGTTCTAACTACAAAATAGgtgtaacatttaaaatttctaaactaTCTCAGAAAGTAATTATAAAAGTTAGAAAGCTCAAACCTGGGTTTAAACCCTCCCTCTACCCCAACTGAGTTCTTAGCAGTATTCTATAAATATCCTCTACATCTAGTACAAGGAGGCCCCAAAATGAGAGTCAAAAAGAGATAATACCACAGGCTGGGCCCCCTTTTAAAGATGCTCACCTCTCCTAAAGCAAGGAGATAACCTGGGACGAATCTGCTCTTTAAGAAAGAAGGCTACTTTCAGAACTCACCAAAGTAGTGTAGTCATTACTCTATTCAGTACTTACAACTTTGTTAGGACTGATAATTTTTTCTCCTAATTCACAATGTTCTTTCAATGtttactgaaatttttatttaaaaagcactGTCTTACTGATTTACATTTTGGCGGGCCAAAGTTCTATCAATCTTATTTAAATGGATAATTTCTGCAAGTCCCATTCaattctgtcttttcatttccccTCAGAAAACAAATCAAGTACAAACAAAACCTTGTTTCATAGTCACACTTTTAGGAGAAAAAGGATAATCCTACACAGCttaatttttcagattattttctgactttaaaataaattctcaggCCAATACTAAGACAGGCTAGTATAATAGCCATGGCAATATTATAAAACCCAAATTATTCTGAACTCACCAATGGTACAACTGAGTGTTTACAAAGAGAATTATCTGAAAACAAGGTACTCAAACTCTGACATTCTGTTTGAATATCCACTGAAACGTAATTCTAACAACAGCCAAAGCACTCACAATCacataattttaacttttctagttttaaaatgtccactttatttcatttaacagttAACTAATATCATTTACATCTAAGGAAGAGAGGGTCCACAAAACTGATCTAAGGTAAAACACTAACTCTTAAGAAATGTAGTCCAATTTTACACAAGTCCAGGCATCCCTAGACAAGTGTATCACAATGCAGAAAAATGGGTACCACTACTCCATTTTACATGAGATAAAAGGGAAGTATCAATAAACTTCAGAAAGTAGTAAATTCACCTGTCCCTTAAAATATGAGTATGTAATTGTTACAAAGCCATAGTAAATggtttataaaatgtaattttattttatgttactcTGCTGTTACATAGGGCATAACATTTTCACAAGGCTTTTTTGGGACTACAGTCGATGATTATTAGCAACATACAATAGTGGTCCAACTCTCTAACAATCACTAGACAAACTGGACACCCTCTCACATGTGCACAAATCTGCATGGAAAAGTACTAAAGTTTTAGACTTGGACTTGTGTACTTTATTTCCCCTTTCTAGTGTATTAAGAAATGACATGCACTTTCATTTGCCAAAAGCAATGCTTGTATTCTGGCAGCAACATGCTACTTCTATTACATAGTAAAGTGAATACCAGAACTACAAAGGCAGGAGGTGTAAGTGAATTTTTATTGGGAAGGGAAGTTGTCAACTTAAACAGCAGCAAATGAAGAGTGAATGAGGAAACTCCCTGTTGTCACAGATACACAAGACCTCCATTATATATGACACAGGAGGCATTTTAATTTGTGACCCCCAGCCTCAaaatgtcaaatgcttttccattCAATCTAATACTTCTGGATTCCTACCAAAAAGGAATATATTAAGAGGATGGAAAAGTTGCTTACTGAAAGAAAATCCCCGAAGAAGAGTAAGGGAGGGAATGTAGAAATTAAGAATTATGTAGAACACTCTTTAAATTGTAATTAACTACATTTTCATATCTTCACAGTAATACAAAACACAGTCACTTGCAGAACTGGTTCAGATTACTTAAATACCAGATACATTTTTAGTCCTCTACATAAGTGTTTGGAAGTTACTTACGTTTATATGAAATGAAGCTATTAATACTTTTCTACAGCAGTAACTGCATACCAGGAAggccaaaacaaacacaaatcaaGGAATGGAGTTTTCCCAAAGCTGCAGTGTGAAAAGACTATAAACAGTTGATTCCATACACATGAATGGGTTTCTTTGCTATAGGAAATCCAAATGGAATAAGGAATGGAGATGAGTAGAAAGGTTTCTTGAGGGGAAGAAGGATGACACCCTGTATGCACTTAGTTCTCTGCCCCTTCTGCCGCATCACATTCTTCTCCTGCACTGTCTGATGTccataactagaaaaaaaaatcatattaagttACTATTTCTAGATCAAttatttcaagtcttattataaTATCAAAATGTAATTCTTAGAGCAGTAAATTAAACAATAGAGATTATGACTAAGACTGGAAGTTATATTTCATCAACTCCTCCCAAAGTGTACCCCTGTATTCCTTTCACTGTGCATTTACAAAATGACAAACACATATACAATATTTGAGTACGTTTTCAAAGCTTACTATAATCTCAGATAAAAACAAGGTAACTAACATCCTTAGAATTTAATGCTCTCTCAATTTCTGGCAGCCCAATGCTCTTTTTAAAAGCActactaaaatataatttatgagaTTAAtaaggccaaaaaaatttttctttggggggtgggcagggaccaTGGTCAAAGTCACCATTGCCAAGTACTTGAAGGGCTATCATATAGAAAAAGAAGCAGGCTTACTTTGTATGCTGCAAAGAGTTAAACAGGAGTGAACGATGTtaagttacagggaagcagcatGTATGCATGAAGATATGTAGATACGGTTCTTGAATTAGGTAGGATGTTAGTCTCTCTAATTTTAGGATGGAACAATGAAGTGAAAAAGGGAATAGTCAATATTTGTTGACTATGCATAACAATAGTTCACAAAATGGATTTCTATTAGACCAGCACCAAGACACTAGTGGCAATTTTAGCAGAGCTGAAGTCTTAACCTTTAAGTCATTATTAagatactaaaataaaaacaaacaaacaaaacaaatatcccCAAAGAACTGTCTctgggagagagaaaacaaaacagaactagtTACAAGATAGCTCCACGGTGCATCTGGAAAGAGGTTAATTGCTCAGCTTGTTTTTCTTCTATAGAAGATATTTATGATGATCATTTTTCTATTGTTATCTCGCAACCAGGGCGATTTCTAATGGCTGGGAATGAACTATCTTCATAATTTCTCTGTTCAGCAAAGTTGAACAGATAGGGTGctaatgttaaaaatttttttatctagCAGAAGATAAAGCATcaaaactggggggggggggagggggcgggagaactacatttatattaaaaggTGTATTTCTTCCACATTTTGTCTAAGATTTTGACATATCCAATTTACTTGAACCTACAAAAGAAGCTAAGTAAAGCTCaacctgtatttttttctccattacttTTTCCTCCATCCCCTGTCTATACAAGAGGTAgggagaaaatcaaaagaaaaaacaaattaaaaaagacaaactcTCTAGATTAATATAATTTATCAACATCTTCATACCAGTGAAATAAAGAGTCAATAATGTTAATATTATGAGTTCCTAAAATCTTAGTACTTTCTAAGGTCTGATAAAATGCCTATTGAACTTGAAAATCTGCCTACAAAGAACAGTTGTCctgttaatattaaatatttaatttaatttaaattaaattaatattaaatattaatattaaatatttaatttaaatttatttaatattttaatgtaatttttatatattcattttctaagAGCAAGTGTAGCTCTAATATAGCTGCCCCAAAACACAGGGAGcctgaataaaatattaatacttttgttcctgaaaaggaaataaaattaaaagaatgaaaaactcaCTGTTAGGTTGTCTCTAAGCAACTGCATGATGAGGGTGCTGTCTTTGTATGAGTCTTCATTCAGTGTATCAAGTTCTGCAATGGCCTCATCAAAAGCCTGACAAATATTTATATCCATGGTAAACAATATTTACATCGACACAAACTGATACTCTATAGTCGCaaaccatttttataaaatagatgaacatcCACTTTATGTTCTATTATCACTTAAAACAAAACTCAATGAAATCACTTCCTCGGATTCTCAGCTTAAGAATTTTTGAGGATGACTAAATCTTATAAAGTTATACGTACTTAATCAGTAAACAAGCATTTCTTAGTTTTTTCACAGGACAGACAGCACGGTAGCTATGCccaatatattttttacaaataagaacTAGTATTTATTTGCAAAAACCCCTTTGAACCCCTCCATTTTGAAACACTTTGAGGAATGCAGAGATTCTACTGATCAAACCTGGCAGGCATTACTTTCCAATCCTTTACATTTCTTTCATACTTTTTTGATTACTCTGACCAATATGCTCTTTAGACAGATCCTACTGCTTACAACCATAGCTGAGAGAGTAAGATCTTGAGAAGGACAGTGGTAGGTGGTCATGATGGTAAGAAAAAGGAGATACCCAAATAAATGTAGAAATCATCCCTGGATATCCAAGTAAAATACCTAGACATTAACATGCTTGCTATCTCAAATAACCTAAAGAGGGTATTTCTGGACACACATCTTACCGTTTTAGCCAGTGTGCAGGCAAGTTCTGGGTTATTAAGGATCTCAtagtaaaatacagaaaagttaagAGCCAGCCCCAGGCGGATTGGGTGTGTGGGTTGCATCTCTTTCTTGCTTATATCAAAAGCCTCTTGGTAAGCTCCTTGGGAATTATCTATCGTTTCTGTGAAGGGAAAAAACGAAATAAAAAAGCATGATACTGAAAATATCCATCCAGTATACAGTAATACCTTTAACATATGCTACTAAGCCGGTAGAACCAGACTTCTCTCTGTAGCCTTCATTTAAAACCACAGTAGCAAACCAAAAACATTATCCTGTACTGGGCTATTAAAAAACTAGTTTATAATGGTGCTTGTTTATAATCAGCTTACTAAAAAAACCATGAGACAGTATATCAGGTTTTTCCATCTCTGGGGCTAAAacacttttcttctttcatgtcttttaattttattacctGAAAATGCAGCAATTAAAAACAATTTGATATATGTCAATAATACCgcaataaaacttgaaaaaaatcagcTGCAATATCCCTTCCCACAATAATGGAAACATTTTACAAAGATCATCACCACCAAAATCTCTATTTTTGTGACTTATCTGTAGAAATAATACTGACCCTCGGTATCAAGATGTATTATGTGAAACGCAATATAAAAGCACCAATATATAGATCAAAATCTGCTCTGACCAGAGTTTGATTACTGGCTTAATAAAAATGTCACCTTCCTGAACAAAATGTTCAGGAAGAACTACCAACACTAATCTGATTATATCATGTTTTGAAAAGGTTAGGTTTTCCGAATGAGGCCATTGGACCCATTACAGCTCTAGAAGGACTGACCTAACAGAAATCAAGTTATCCCTTTAAAGCCCAAATATGtgcctttccttcttcttcttcaatgGTACATTCACTGATCTAAACATAGCTGGTATGGCCCTCACATTTAACTAAGGAGCTCTTGGCGTCCAGCACATAAGGAGGCATTACAATGAGAGTTCTAAAGCGTCTCAGCATCTAGACTGTAAATACAGACTATTTACAAATGGCAGACTACTGGAGTGTTCTACGTATAGGATGAGAAAATCCCAATGTGCCAGAAAGGGTCAGATCAGATGAATGCTGGGGCTATGGCCCAACCTCCCAAAGATATCCCCTTGACTAGCTGACGTTTAAATGTTCAGTTCTGTGCAAATATCTGTCACATTCAATTTTGCTTATCATTATGGCAACAGAAATTATATATTGATAACACAACAGTTTAGTATACAGATTCTATTACAGCAAGGTACAAAAGTTTTCTCTTTATATCTTAAATTACACTAATTTTGGGGATGCTAAAACTGTCTCACTTTTAGTAACTctctgagagagaggaagaggaggctgtAATAACCGTTTGTGGGGCATGCCCTTTTTGGATAGGGTAAAATGAGGAACAAAATAATAaacttactggaaaaaaaataaggacttcAGTGATACTTCTGCCCAGAACTTGCTTCATAAACTGAGTAGCAGGCACATACACAACATACTACCGTACACTCAGCCACCAAATACTCCAGGAGACCGAGTTCACTGCTAATAAATTTACTTTGACTGTGTTACAATCAAGTTAGGAAATTAGGTTACTCTTTTCCCCATAGCTGTGTTTTCTGTGATACATTATATACCAGCAATAATACTCTCATCTCACCTCTCCTCTTCAGAAATCTGGTTATGTGTAATTAGTAGTCAATGTTATGATCCCTCAAAATAGGtagtaattaataaattaatacatcAAGTAGAAAAAGTACAATGTCCTGTTTCTAGTCTATATGTAATTTCCAGTTATCTTAAGTTTCAAGATACAAGATGCTGAAGACCACGTGACACAACAGAATCACCCAAAGCATATGCAAAGAACTCTGGGGCTAAAAATATGGTGAACCAAATTCTAAAGCCTAAAAGATTAAGCCTGTTTTTAATAATATCTTATCAGGTTATAATCATAGTTTATGAGTTTAATTTTTCATAAAGAGCGCATAATGTAAAGTCATaactatgttttcattttttgggaACGTAAGGTAACATTATAAATTTATCCTCCCTCTCGTTTATATTTTAGCTTTACCCATAAACCAAATACACTTACGTTTCCGATCATCACCACAAGCAACTTCAGCAAGGTACCGGAAGTAATCCCCCTTCATCTTCAGATAGAAGACCTTACTCTCTGGATTAGTTGCATTGGCTATTAAATACTTATCCAACAATTCCTGAAAGAAATAAGTTAAAACATTAGGTACTAGCAAACATAGCTGCCACAGGAGCTCCACACCATACCACCCTGGACTGGAGGCATGGCTAGAGAGCAGGGGTCAGGTGGCCGCCATCAGCTGAACGCTCTGGGGTCACAGCAAGTCATACTTTCTAATGGCAAAGCTATATTACATcaaacactaattagaaagaGCCTATCTGCccactcatccattcattgaAGCAAGCATTTCCTGATACCAGCTAGGTGCTAGGCACTGTATTTGACCAGAGGGGAAATAAAGTCCTTGCCCTCAAAGAGTTCACAGTCTAATAAGAGGTAAGTATACCGTTAACAGTACAGATATGTGAATAAGGGGctatggaagcacagagagggaatGTCTGGCTTTGTTGGTGATGATCACTGTAAAGACAGGCTTCCCTGGGGAAGGGATATTTGCCTTGTCAAGAAGTAACAGAAGGAATGCAGCAGTTAGAAAACGAGGATGTGCAATCATGTTAGGGAggggaaataaaatgtttaagacaTCAAATATGAAGAAGAGTATAATCACAGAATAAGTAAGCCATTATGGCCCAGAGTAGGGCTACTCAGTGTCCTCTGCAACCAGCGCTCATCCAAAAAAAGGGTGAGTCTAGGGATTGAGAGTAAGTGGTCTAAAAAGTTACCTAGCAATGTGACAGTCATGTCTATCAAatacaactatttttaaaaattgggttagtATTTAAGTATGTCTTTTATCCCTCATTTTATACCAAGAAATGTCCGCTTGATCCAATGAGCTAGTGCCTCTCAAACTGAGGTATTTGTACAAGGTGTGCCCAGGAGTATTAAAAAGTCACAAAAAATGAATATGGTAGACACCTTCTTGGATTATCAATTTTACCTGAtgctaagtaatttaaaaatctttttgtaataaaaaatattatggtGAATAAAATTTGGGGGGAGTAAAATCAACAAATAGATACTAAAGAAGTAAAAGATGGTTTAGAAAATGTAGTTTTAACTCAAGAGCTTTCTTGCTGTTTATCTGAATAAAAAGAGCCTAAACAAAATGCAATGATTATatgcatattattttaaagaaaataaacagagaaacattttaaatccttaaatttaatgaaaaatacgtttaggttaaaaaaatatattttaaaagggtcTGAAGCTCAGGGGAAGTTAAACTTAGTATTACAATAAAATTACCTAATGAAGCCCCAGAAATTTATACGTTATAAAAGTGGCAGGAtcatattgtaagaatttctcctgctcaacatcaccaatacaattttaatagttatttattaaaataaacttgAGAAAAACTCTTTCCCAGAATCTTACAAAATCACActacttaaaatttttcctcTAATACCATTTTTACATATCATGGATGACTtccaattttaaaactatttctatGGAACACCTGAATTTAGGGGgtttttggggaggaaggggggggCAATGGTGAGACAGCCAAAAAATGTTCACTAAGCTTCTAAACATCAAACTGACTCAGTCAtctctatcttaaaaaaaaaaaattttaaacaagagTAGATTCTGAGAAGCAGTATCAAATAATGCAAACACAGTATTTATACTGTGGGAACCAACACCTCTGCTTATATCCAAACTAAGGAACTACAATGTAAAATGAAGTGcctctcacttttctttttctcgcAAGTAAGTCAGGCAGTTAAGATGAGATCTCACAGAGGATCTCCAAAACAGTGCCAGCTCTGGTAAAGACGgtatttacaattaaaaaaaaaaaaaaaagccacttggAACATTTAAGGCCTAGTACTTTGTGATTAAATGTGGCAGAAATGTGGTAGCAGGGGCTGAGAAAAGTCTGACTGACTAGAATGAGgacctggggagaggagaggaatgtGATTCTAGCTCTCATCCCCCCTAAGTCACTTGAGCCAGATGTGGGAATGCTCATGAGGACTCTCTTATTGGCACACTGGACTTCCAAGGATTTGGAAAGCTGCTAAACAGCGACTGCATCAGTTTACACAGCCACTTATAAGCTAACTGTAAACTTTTCCCTTCTAAAATTATTAACTTTGATCACTAGTTTGCATATAGCCATTACGTACGATTTACAGTGTTGGCTTTTATAAAGTGACTTGTGCATTACTTCCATCCTGGAGTTTCAGCCAGGTATCATGGTTCTTTGTCAGATGCCACTAGCTCTCTGTGAAGGAAACAACAGGTACAGAATAATTCTGTCTTTCCATGTGCTATCAGTAGTAGCGATGTAGATTTTAGCCCAATTAAAAGACAATGGATTCTGCTTCATGTCTTACCAAAACGATTTACGGCTATATCAGGTATTATCAATACCAGTTATTAACTATTAATACCACATAGAATAAAGGCTATAAGTACTTCAGGTATATAGAGCCTAGGTGCacaattttttgttaaaaaaattaaattataaaaaagactCAATACAGGTCAGAGAGTAAAAACCAAAATGACAAGTGGCTCCCTGGAATAAGAAAATCTTCCCAGATAAGGTCATTGGTAAGAAGAAGTCAGGAGAGGAAGGGAATCAATTTTTAACATTAATGTAGTTAAAAGTTCCTCCACTAATTCCCCCTTTACATCATTCTTGTCAATTAAGCAGGAGATCCCCTTTGTAACGCTTCAACCAGCAAATTTTATGATCCTGGGAGGCTTGGAGAACTAAGATTGGGGCTACCTtcagtgttgagtgttacctgatTGAGAGGCAGAATGCAAGAAGTACATTCCTTTTTGAGAATCTGAGAGATCTGTGAAGTCAGTGCACTTATTACCCAAAATTACAAGATGCACTAGTAACAAAACATTCTAGACCAAAGAAACTCAAATACAAGCAaagtcagaggaaaaaaatataagttaTTATGGTACAGGTCGTTTTAGGAGATGCTAAAGGACCTCAGAATAAGCTTAATCTCAGAAAAATAGGATGGGAATAACAATAAAG
Coding sequences within it:
- the YWHAQ gene encoding 14-3-3 protein theta, which translates into the protein MEKTELIQKAKLAEQAERYDDMATCMKAVTEQGAELSNEERNLLSVAYKNVVGGRRSAWRVISSIEQKTDTSDKKLQLIKDYREKVESELRSICTTVLELLDKYLIANATNPESKVFYLKMKGDYFRYLAEVACGDDRKQTIDNSQGAYQEAFDISKKEMQPTHPIRLGLALNFSVFYYEILNNPELACTLAKTAFDEAIAELDTLNEDSYKDSTLIMQLLRDNLTLWTSDSAGEECDAAEGAEN